The following proteins are co-located in the Podarcis raffonei isolate rPodRaf1 chromosome 5, rPodRaf1.pri, whole genome shotgun sequence genome:
- the LOC128414428 gene encoding nuclear body protein SP140-like protein isoform X3 has protein sequence MEGGAGPSAPHASAPTSAKEKEGITQNAGNNSTSEANSSELSTSTDERDPDYSLGNGRTTNAVKRKRKRKHRMQYTERWKGRRIRKVKRRQIEIQEEDLLGSTLPVHCGQVKGVLYKEKLAAGISQKSIKGSDGKWFTPPEFEAEGERESWKSWKRSIRHKGLPLEKLIESGYLPNPKRIYGRRKKVKNPSVSFCESAQFQSSASSLGLAILRSVYKMKRLFQNTFGNRKALQVKLQDINGHLIGLRHQHADLKKALDRCSRLDAALDVLTLQKQMNSIIEHQMRLETLVQEILTTLGVERS, from the exons ttACCCAGAATGCTGGAAATAACTCTACTTCAGAAGCGAACAGCAGTGAATTATCAACTTCCACAGATGAACGTGATCCTGATTACTCCTTAGGAAATGGCC GAACAACAAATGCagtaaagagaaagagaaaaagaaagcatcGAATGCAATATACTGAAAGATGGAAGGGTAGAAGAATTCGAAAAG TAAAACGAAGGCAGATTGAAATTCAAGAGGAGGATTTGCTGGGCTCCACCCTTCCTGTGCACTGTGGACAAGTTAAAGGTGTTTTGTATAAGGAGAAATTGGCAGCAG GAATTTCGCAGAAGTCCATCAAGGGTTCTGATGGAAAGTGGTTCACGCCACCAGAATTTGAGGCTGAAGGAGAACGTGAAAGCTGGAAATCCTGGAAAAGAAGTATCCGCCATAAAGGGCTTCCTTTAGAAAAATTAATAGAG AGTGGATATCTTCCTAATCCAAAACGAATATACGGCAGGAGGAAAAAG GTAAAGAATCCATCGGTATCATTTTGCGAATCAGCTCAGTTCCAGTCATCAG CAtccagcctaggacttgccatccTGCGTTCTGTGTACAAAATGAAACGACTATTCCAAAACACCTTTGGGAATCGCAAAGCCTTGCAGGTGAAGCTCCAAGATATCAATGGCCACCTAATTGGCTTGCGGCATCAACATGCAGACCTAAAGAAAGCCCTGGACCGATGCAGTCGGCTTGATGCAGCCCTGGATGTTTTGACATTGCAGAAGCAAATGAACAGCATCATTGAGCACCAGATGCGACTGGAAACATTAGTGCAGGAGATCCTGACAACACTGGGTGTGGAAAGGTCCTAG
- the LOC128414428 gene encoding rho GTPase-activating protein 17-like isoform X1, whose amino-acid sequence MEGGAGPSAPHASAPTSAKEKEGITQNAGNNSTSEANSSELSTSTDERDPDYSLGNGRTTNAVKRKRKRKHRMQYTERWKGRRIRKVKRRQIEIQEEDLLGSTLPVHCGQVKGVLYKEKLAAGISQKSIKGSDGKWFTPPEFEAEGERESWKSWKRSIRHKGLPLEKLIESGYLPNPKRIYGRRKKVKNPSVSFCESAQFQSSAVVCHDDPEEATPGSSEEAMPEPSEEATPGSSEETTPVAPQSPGRTPHKLLRVELRRLSPSALTRARCNPLDSPQASPPDSPQVSPPDSPQVSPPDSPQVSPPDSPQASPPDSPQVSPPDSPQVSPPDSPQASPPDSPQASPLDSPQASPPDSPQASLPDSPQANPPPVLRTPHRRCHWRRSMKPHTMSSSLGLAILRSVYKMKRLFQNTFGNRKALQVKLQDINGHLIGLRHQHADLKKALDRCSRLDAALDVLTLQKQMNSIIEHQMRLETLVQEILTTLGVERS is encoded by the exons ttACCCAGAATGCTGGAAATAACTCTACTTCAGAAGCGAACAGCAGTGAATTATCAACTTCCACAGATGAACGTGATCCTGATTACTCCTTAGGAAATGGCC GAACAACAAATGCagtaaagagaaagagaaaaagaaagcatcGAATGCAATATACTGAAAGATGGAAGGGTAGAAGAATTCGAAAAG TAAAACGAAGGCAGATTGAAATTCAAGAGGAGGATTTGCTGGGCTCCACCCTTCCTGTGCACTGTGGACAAGTTAAAGGTGTTTTGTATAAGGAGAAATTGGCAGCAG GAATTTCGCAGAAGTCCATCAAGGGTTCTGATGGAAAGTGGTTCACGCCACCAGAATTTGAGGCTGAAGGAGAACGTGAAAGCTGGAAATCCTGGAAAAGAAGTATCCGCCATAAAGGGCTTCCTTTAGAAAAATTAATAGAG AGTGGATATCTTCCTAATCCAAAACGAATATACGGCAGGAGGAAAAAG GTAAAGAATCCATCGGTATCATTTTGCGAATCAGCTCAGTTCCAGTCATCAG CTGTGGTCTGTCATGATGACCCAGAAGAGGCCACACCAGGGTCATCAGAAGAGGCCATGCCCGAGCCATCAGAAGAGGCCACGCCAGGGTCATCAGAAGAGACTACTCCAGTGGCACCTCAGTCACCAGGCAGGACCCCACACAAGCTCCTTCGAGTGGAGTTGAGGCGTCTCTCACCATCTGCACTCACCAGGGCAAGGTGCAACCCACTGGATTCACCACAGGCAAGCCCACCAGATTCACCACAGGTGAGTCCACCGGATTCACCACAGGTGAGTCCACCGGATTCACCACAGGTGAGTCCACCGGATTCACCACAGGCAAGCCCACCAGATTCACCACAGGTGAGTCCACCGGATTCACCACAGGTGAGTCCACCGGATTCACCACAGGCGAGCCCACCGGATTCACCACAGGCGAGCCCACTGGATTCACCACAGGCAAGCCCACCAGATTCACCACAGGCGAGCCTACCGGATTCACCACAGGCGAACCCACCACCTGTGCTGAGGACACCACATCGGAGATGCCATTGGCGCCGGAGCATGAAGCCCCACACCATGT CAtccagcctaggacttgccatccTGCGTTCTGTGTACAAAATGAAACGACTATTCCAAAACACCTTTGGGAATCGCAAAGCCTTGCAGGTGAAGCTCCAAGATATCAATGGCCACCTAATTGGCTTGCGGCATCAACATGCAGACCTAAAGAAAGCCCTGGACCGATGCAGTCGGCTTGATGCAGCCCTGGATGTTTTGACATTGCAGAAGCAAATGAACAGCATCATTGAGCACCAGATGCGACTGGAAACATTAGTGCAGGAGATCCTGACAACACTGGGTGTGGAAAGGTCCTAG
- the LOC128414428 gene encoding uncharacterized protein LOC128414428 isoform X2, producing MQYTERWKGRRIRKVKRRQIEIQEEDLLGSTLPVHCGQVKGVLYKEKLAAGISQKSIKGSDGKWFTPPEFEAEGERESWKSWKRSIRHKGLPLEKLIESGYLPNPKRIYGRRKKVKNPSVSFCESAQFQSSAVVCHDDPEEATPGSSEEAMPEPSEEATPGSSEETTPVAPQSPGRTPHKLLRVELRRLSPSALTRARCNPLDSPQASPPDSPQVSPPDSPQVSPPDSPQVSPPDSPQASPPDSPQVSPPDSPQVSPPDSPQASPPDSPQASPLDSPQASPPDSPQASLPDSPQANPPPVLRTPHRRCHWRRSMKPHTMSSSLGLAILRSVYKMKRLFQNTFGNRKALQVKLQDINGHLIGLRHQHADLKKALDRCSRLDAALDVLTLQKQMNSIIEHQMRLETLVQEILTTLGVERS from the exons ATGCAATATACTGAAAGATGGAAGGGTAGAAGAATTCGAAAAG TAAAACGAAGGCAGATTGAAATTCAAGAGGAGGATTTGCTGGGCTCCACCCTTCCTGTGCACTGTGGACAAGTTAAAGGTGTTTTGTATAAGGAGAAATTGGCAGCAG GAATTTCGCAGAAGTCCATCAAGGGTTCTGATGGAAAGTGGTTCACGCCACCAGAATTTGAGGCTGAAGGAGAACGTGAAAGCTGGAAATCCTGGAAAAGAAGTATCCGCCATAAAGGGCTTCCTTTAGAAAAATTAATAGAG AGTGGATATCTTCCTAATCCAAAACGAATATACGGCAGGAGGAAAAAG GTAAAGAATCCATCGGTATCATTTTGCGAATCAGCTCAGTTCCAGTCATCAG CTGTGGTCTGTCATGATGACCCAGAAGAGGCCACACCAGGGTCATCAGAAGAGGCCATGCCCGAGCCATCAGAAGAGGCCACGCCAGGGTCATCAGAAGAGACTACTCCAGTGGCACCTCAGTCACCAGGCAGGACCCCACACAAGCTCCTTCGAGTGGAGTTGAGGCGTCTCTCACCATCTGCACTCACCAGGGCAAGGTGCAACCCACTGGATTCACCACAGGCAAGCCCACCAGATTCACCACAGGTGAGTCCACCGGATTCACCACAGGTGAGTCCACCGGATTCACCACAGGTGAGTCCACCGGATTCACCACAGGCAAGCCCACCAGATTCACCACAGGTGAGTCCACCGGATTCACCACAGGTGAGTCCACCGGATTCACCACAGGCGAGCCCACCGGATTCACCACAGGCGAGCCCACTGGATTCACCACAGGCAAGCCCACCAGATTCACCACAGGCGAGCCTACCGGATTCACCACAGGCGAACCCACCACCTGTGCTGAGGACACCACATCGGAGATGCCATTGGCGCCGGAGCATGAAGCCCCACACCATGT CAtccagcctaggacttgccatccTGCGTTCTGTGTACAAAATGAAACGACTATTCCAAAACACCTTTGGGAATCGCAAAGCCTTGCAGGTGAAGCTCCAAGATATCAATGGCCACCTAATTGGCTTGCGGCATCAACATGCAGACCTAAAGAAAGCCCTGGACCGATGCAGTCGGCTTGATGCAGCCCTGGATGTTTTGACATTGCAGAAGCAAATGAACAGCATCATTGAGCACCAGATGCGACTGGAAACATTAGTGCAGGAGATCCTGACAACACTGGGTGTGGAAAGGTCCTAG